In Petrotoga sp. 9PW.55.5.1, the genomic stretch ATCTTATCATCTAATTTCATAGTATCCTCCTTCGCTATTTTTTTAGGAAATAATTAGTATAATAATTTCTATAAGTTAATTATAACCTAATTTTTTTTCTTTTATATTAAAATTATTTTTAACTTTTTTAACTTGCGAGATTTTCCTATATTATGTTATAATACATCAAGAAACCGTTTCCATAAGGAGGGATATTATGTCAGAGGAAAATAACTTTAAAATTCCTTGGTTTAAAAGATTTGGAAATAAGATTGGACTACTTTTAATTGTCTTTGCACTGATACCTAGTATATTTTTGGTTAGTTATATTACTATTTCAATTCAGAATAGATCAGAAGAAAATGAGCAGAAAATAACTGAATTAATCGACAATCTAACCCAGGATTATCTTAACCAAATTATCGAGTTCAACTTCTTAGTTCAGGAACAATTAAATCAATATAATGAGTACCTAGATGGCCAAATTAAATATTTAGAATCTGAATTAACCACTCAAATAGAAGAAAATTATACTAATTCCTTTGATGAATCACTAAAAACGCTAAGTGACATTTTTCTAAATTTCATCGAGTCTCAAGAAAATGAACTTGAAAAGACAGGAAAGATGATAGCCTCTATTCCAAGTATAAAAGAGAAAACAGCTTCAAAGAGTATCTCTTTGGTAGAAAGATATAGCTTACTAGAACCATACGTTACCGCTCAACAATATAACGGCATGCAACTGTGGATTATGAGTCCCCCGGATACACGTGGTAGCGGATTGGACATAGAAGTAAAAAATGTCTCGTACAAAGTTCAAAACAAAGCTGAAACCTATTTGAAAGGCTATGAATATACAAAGCAATTGAAAATGGATGATTTTTTAAAGGAACAGTTTGAAAAAATTTTGGATCTAGGATATTTGACGCCCATTATACAAACAAAATCTTTTGATTCAAGACCTTACTTTGTTGGGATATTCCCTATTGCAGACCCTATAGCTACTAATACGGTAAATGGATTTTTAGTAGTTTTAGAAGAGTTTGAAAATCAAAAATTACTTGAGATATCTAGATTAATAGATGGTTATATATCTTTATATGACAGTAATTTTAGCGTTACTTATTCAAATCTACCACAAGAAGAATTATCAATTAACCAAAATAAAATTAATGATCAATTCGTAATTGAAGAAATATTAAACAAACAATTAAGAAGTTATTATTTTGCCACAGAAAAATTTGATGGTATTTATGTTCAAATATCTAAAGAATTTGAAACTATTGAAACTAATGTTGATTTATCACTACAAAAAACCTTTCAATTACCAGCTTTTTCACCAAAACAGGCAAGTTTTGAAATAGAAATGGGATTATCAGAAGTTATTAGAAATATTATAATTATCTTAATTATTTTAATAGTTGCTATAATAATATTTTCTTATTGGTTTGGGCAGCAGTATGGTAACCGAATTAAATCTTTGACAGAAAAGTTAAAAGAACTTACCTCGGGAGACCTAACAG encodes the following:
- a CDS encoding methyl-accepting chemotaxis protein, whose amino-acid sequence is MSEENNFKIPWFKRFGNKIGLLLIVFALIPSIFLVSYITISIQNRSEENEQKITELIDNLTQDYLNQIIEFNFLVQEQLNQYNEYLDGQIKYLESELTTQIEENYTNSFDESLKTLSDIFLNFIESQENELEKTGKMIASIPSIKEKTASKSISLVERYSLLEPYVTAQQYNGMQLWIMSPPDTRGSGLDIEVKNVSYKVQNKAETYLKGYEYTKQLKMDDFLKEQFEKILDLGYLTPIIQTKSFDSRPYFVGIFPIADPIATNTVNGFLVVLEEFENQKLLEISRLIDGYISLYDSNFSVTYSNLPQEELSINQNKINDQFVIEEILNKQLRSYYFATEKFDGIYVQISKEFETIETNVDLSLQKTFQLPAFSPKQASFEIEMGLSEVIRNIIIILIILIVAIIIFSYWFGQQYGNRIKSLTEKLKELTSGDLTVDFESKSKDEIGQMANALSGMSKELRKSMGSIKQASSKVESASKTLTNSSQESRKNSEKLKAQIDKIQTSTEETAGNVEEVTSGVDEVARAAQGVSQDAQRLNEEAEETNKAAQEGSKTIEEINETVKEAVGRTKESQKEVEKLASNAKNVQSIVETISSITEQTNLLALNAAIEAA